The following proteins are co-located in the Vidua macroura isolate BioBank_ID:100142 chromosome 1, ASM2450914v1, whole genome shotgun sequence genome:
- the ELP6 gene encoding elongator complex protein 6 isoform X2: protein MAEAKGVSLAAAKERGQLVFLEGLKSCLDLLFGEEEQPGQPSPLQFLSGSTCDLRALFDFVRVSLSAADSWKGPVLLVDDLSVLLSLGAAPVAVLDFIHYCRVCVCCQLKGNVVVLVHSNEDSEDEENELVVNSLCHHSDLILWAEGLATGFCKDVHGQIKIIKRLSLRQAAEQDLVQIYQYKIQDRNVTFFARGLSAAVL from the exons ATGGCTGAAGCAAAG GGAGTCAGTCTGGCAGCTGCcaaggagcggggacagcttGTCTTCCTGGAGGGCCTCAAGTCCTGCCTTGACCTCCTGTttggggaggaggagcagccaggacagcccaGTCCTCTGCAGTTTCTGAG CGGGAGCACCTGTGACCTGCGAGCCTTGTTTGACTTTGTCCGGGTGTCCCTGAGCGCCGCTGATTCCTGGAAAGGCCCCGTGCTGCTGGTGGATGACCTcagtgtcctgctgagcctgggGGCTGCGCCGGTGGCCGTGCTGGACTTCATCCACTACTGCCGCGTGTGCGTGTGCTGCCAGCTGAAG GGCAACGTGGTGGTGCTGGTTCACAGCAACGAGGATTCGGAAGATGAGGAGAACGAACTGGTTGTGAACTCCCTGTGTCATCACAGCGACCTCATCctgtgggcagaggggctggccACCGGCTTCTGCAAGGATGTTCAcgggcag ATCAAGATAATCAAGAGATTGTCCTTGCGGCAGGCGGCGGAGCAGGATCTGGTGCAGATCTACCAGTACAAGATCCAGGACAGGAACGTCACCTTTTTCGCACGGGGGCTGTCGGCTGCAGTCCTGTGA
- the ELP6 gene encoding elongator complex protein 6 isoform X1: MFAELNELLGASPERPDAGKFTLLRDTRTDGSFLVHHFLSFYLRAGCKVCFVALLQSFSHYNIVAQKLGVSLAAAKERGQLVFLEGLKSCLDLLFGEEEQPGQPSPLQFLSGSTCDLRALFDFVRVSLSAADSWKGPVLLVDDLSVLLSLGAAPVAVLDFIHYCRVCVCCQLKGNVVVLVHSNEDSEDEENELVVNSLCHHSDLILWAEGLATGFCKDVHGQIKIIKRLSLRQAAEQDLVQIYQYKIQDRNVTFFARGLSAAVL, from the exons ATGTTCGCGGAGCTGAACGAGCTGCTCGGGGCCTCCCCGGAGCGCCCGGACGCG gGTAAATTCACACTGCTGCGAGACACCCGGACAGATGGCAGCTTCCTGGTGCACCACTTCCTCTCCTTCTACCTCAGAG ctggcTGCAAGGTTTGCTTTGTGGCCCTGCTCCAGTCCTTCAGCCACTACAACATCGTGGCGCAGAAGCTG GGAGTCAGTCTGGCAGCTGCcaaggagcggggacagcttGTCTTCCTGGAGGGCCTCAAGTCCTGCCTTGACCTCCTGTttggggaggaggagcagccaggacagcccaGTCCTCTGCAGTTTCTGAG CGGGAGCACCTGTGACCTGCGAGCCTTGTTTGACTTTGTCCGGGTGTCCCTGAGCGCCGCTGATTCCTGGAAAGGCCCCGTGCTGCTGGTGGATGACCTcagtgtcctgctgagcctgggGGCTGCGCCGGTGGCCGTGCTGGACTTCATCCACTACTGCCGCGTGTGCGTGTGCTGCCAGCTGAAG GGCAACGTGGTGGTGCTGGTTCACAGCAACGAGGATTCGGAAGATGAGGAGAACGAACTGGTTGTGAACTCCCTGTGTCATCACAGCGACCTCATCctgtgggcagaggggctggccACCGGCTTCTGCAAGGATGTTCAcgggcag ATCAAGATAATCAAGAGATTGTCCTTGCGGCAGGCGGCGGAGCAGGATCTGGTGCAGATCTACCAGTACAAGATCCAGGACAGGAACGTCACCTTTTTCGCACGGGGGCTGTCGGCTGCAGTCCTGTGA